The Amaranthus tricolor cultivar Red isolate AtriRed21 chromosome 6, ASM2621246v1, whole genome shotgun sequence genome has a segment encoding these proteins:
- the LOC130815442 gene encoding 40S ribosomal protein S3-3-like, whose translation MTTQMSKKRKIVLDGVFGAELHEFFTRELAEDGYSGVEVRVTPIRTEIIIRATRTQNVLGEKGRRIRELTSIVQKRFKFPENSVELYAEKVNNRGLCAIAQCESLRYKLLGGLAVRRACYGVVRFVMESGAKGCEVIVSGKLRAQRAKSMKFKDGYMISSGQPVKKYIDSATRHVLLRQGVIGIKVKIMLDWDPKGKMGPTKPLPDLVTIHPPKDDEVYARAPVLSQEVELVDPISVA comes from the exons ATGACGACTCAGATGAGCAAGAAACGGAAAATCGTCTTGGATGGAGTATTCGGGGCTGAATTACATGAATTTTTCACTAGAGAACTGGCTGAAGATGGTTATTCTGGGGTTGAAGTTAGGGTTACCCCAATCCGAACTGAAATCATCATTAGGGCTACTCGCACTCAAAACGTTCTTG GTGAGAAAGGAAGAAGAATTAGAGAATTGACATCGATTGTGCAAAAAAGGTTCAAGTTTCCCGAGAACAGTGTTGAGTTGTATGCTGAGAAGGTTAACAACAGAGGGCTTTGTGCTATTGCTCAGTGTGAATCTCTTCGTTACAAGCTCCTTGGTGGTCTTGCTGTTCGAAG GGCTTGCTATGGTGTGGTGAGGTTCGTCATGGAAAGTGGAGCCAAGGGTTGTGAG GTTATTGTCAGCGGAAAACTGAGGGCACAGCGTGCAAAATCTATGAAATTCAAGGACGGCTACATGATCTCCTCTGGTCAACCAGTTAAGAAGTACATCGACTCAGCTACTAGACATGTCCTTCTCCGACAG GGAGTTATTGGTATCAAAGTGAAAATCATGCTTGATTGGGACCCTAAAGGAAAGATGGGACCAACAAAGCCACTCCCAGATCTTGTTACAATTCACCCACCAAAGGATGATGAGGTATATGCTAGAGCTCCTGTTCTGAGTCAAGAAGTGGAGCTTGTAGATCCAATTTCTGTTGCTTGA
- the LOC130814920 gene encoding stress-response A/B barrel domain-containing protein UP3-like, whose translation MFKMLTTSSRPLFNSPITRFPTRRPLLRRFSSSSATQIKMSSTVEHVVLFNVKPTADSSQLSTMVNGLNSLNTLPMVLHLSSGKLLKNRSSSHTFTHVLHSRYRSKEDLANYSAHPDHLSVVRSSVLPICDDLMAIDWVAENIDPVVVKPGSAMRLQFVKLKDGVGESEKRVVFEVINGLKEKVSEIKQFSSGENFSPARAKGFEICSIGIFDGVKELDGLEGNLKIGEEKDKVREFIDSLVVVDYVVPPSQSASL comes from the coding sequence ATGTTCAAAATGTTGACCACATCCAGTCGACCACTATTCAACTCACCAATAACTCGCTTCCCAACTCGCCGCCCTTTACTCCGCCGCTTTTCATCTTCCTCCGCCACTCAAATCAAAATGTCTTCCACCGTTGAACACGTCGTTCTCTTCAACGTCAAACCCACTGCTGATTCATCTCAACTTTCCACCATGGTCAACGGTCTCAACAGCCTCAATACACTTCCCATGGTCCTTCATTTATCATCTGGAAAGCTCCTCAAAAACCGATCTTCTTCTCATACTTTCACCCACGTTCTTCACAGCAGATACCGCAGCAAGGAAGATCTTGCTAACTACTCTGCCCACCCAGATCATCTATCCGTCGTTCGAAGCAGTGTTTTACCCATTTGCGATGATCTTATGGCGATTGATTGGGTGGCGGAGAATATTGATCCTGTTGTGGTTAAACCCGGTTCTGCTATGAGACTTCAATTCGTTAAACTCAAAGATGGGGTTGGTGAATCTGAGAAAAGAGTGGTTTTTGAAGTGATTAATGGGTTGAAAGAAAAAGTTAGTGAGATTAAGCAGTTTTCTTCTGGGGAGAATTTTTCTCCTGCTAGAGCTAAAGGATTTGAGATTTGTTCAATTGGGATTTTCGATGGAGTTAAAGAGTTGGATGGTTTGGAAGGGAATTTGAAGATTGGTGAAGAAAAGGATAAGGTTAGAGAATTCATTGATAgtcttgttgttgttgattatgTTGTTCCTCCTTCTCAATCTGCTAGTCTTTAA
- the LOC130816046 gene encoding transcription factor MYB1-like encodes MGRSPCCVKEGMNRGAWTAMEDKILIEYINAHGEGRWRNLPKRAGLKRCGKSCRLRWLNYLRPDIKRGNITPDEEELILRLHKLLGNRWSLIAGRLPGRTDNEIKNYWNTNLSKRLNATNDQATNHNPKKSQNDSTKKRKKSSIMDTPKPSNVQAIESNVVRTKAVRCTKAFINPQPQSQPQLQPIHTNNITLNDNHNYSWTRQEEEYNKMSSDFMMENNVNMGDFKLISELLTTDLMDICDFGNESMSGGSDLSSNSEDDPFIFSQELLEDWLGDSQLI; translated from the exons ATGGGAAGGAGTCCGTGTTGTGTGAAAGAAGGGATGAATAGAGGAGCTTGGACGGCAATGGAGGATAAGATTTTGATTGAGTACATTAATGCTCATGGTGAAGGAAGATGGAGAAATCTTCCTAAGAGAGCTG GTTTGAAGAGATGTGGAAAGAGTTGTCGATTGCGGTGGTTGAATTATTTAAGGCCGGATATTAAAAGAGGCAACATTACTCCTGATGAAGAAGAACTCATCTTAAGACTTCATAAGCTTTTGGGAAATAG GTGGTCACTCATAGCAGGAAGGTTACCAGGTAGAACAGACAATGAAATCAAGAACTATTGGAATACCAATTTGAGCAAGCGATTGAATGCAACCAATGATCAAGCCACTAACCATAACCCAAAAAAATCCCAAAATGATTCGacgaaaaagaggaaaaaatcATCAATCATGGACACACCGAAGCCATCCAATGTACAAGCTATAGAGTCTAATGTAGTTCGGACCAAGGCAGTCCGATGCACCAAAGCTTTTATAAACCCGCAACCACAATCACAACCACAACTACAACCAATACACACAAACAATATTACATTAAATGATAATCATAACTACTCATGGACAAGACAAGAGGAAGAGTATAATAAAATGTCATCGGATTTTATGATGGAAAATAATGTTAATATGGGGGATTTTAAGCTAATATCAGAGCTACTTACAACGGATTTAATGGATATATGTGATTTTGGTAATGAATCTATGAGTGGTGGTAGTGATTTATCATCTAATTCTGAAGATGATCCTTTTATTTTCTCTCAAGAATTGCTTGAAGATTGGCTTGGAGATAGCCAACTTATATGA